A genome region from Nitrospira sp. includes the following:
- a CDS encoding glutaredoxin domain-containing protein yields MADPIEEEIQQEIKANKILIYGKGTKTMPMCGFTRETMHFFEKYGYPYELIDVLSQPAKREALTKLTNWPTLPKVFIDGQFYGDTDILDPMEAKGEVVPLLKKAFGAE; encoded by the coding sequence ATGGCTGACCCGATCGAAGAAGAAATTCAACAAGAAATCAAAGCGAACAAGATTCTGATCTACGGCAAGGGCACGAAGACCATGCCGATGTGCGGGTTTACGAGGGAGACCATGCACTTTTTCGAAAAGTACGGCTATCCCTACGAGCTCATCGACGTGTTGTCCCAACCCGCCAAGCGCGAGGCGTTGACCAAATTGACGAACTGGCCGACTCTGCCGAAGGTGTTCATCGACGGGCAGTTTTATGGCGATACGGATATCCTCGACCCCATGGAAGCCAAGGGCGAAGTGGTGCCGCTGCTAAAGAAGGCCTTCGGAGCTGAATAG
- a CDS encoding BolA family protein: MTAFIRQVFPDAAVTVIDKTGTQDHLIVRVTSGGFLGKNLLDRHRMVYQALAVPMKDGRIHALEITAKTPEEVNT; the protein is encoded by the coding sequence GTGACCGCATTCATTCGTCAGGTGTTTCCTGATGCTGCCGTGACCGTGATCGATAAAACCGGTACGCAGGACCATTTGATTGTACGAGTGACCTCCGGCGGCTTTCTCGGCAAGAATCTTCTGGACCGACATCGGATGGTCTACCAGGCTTTAGCCGTTCCGATGAAAGACGGGCGTATTCATGCCTTGGAGATTACAGCCAAGACACCGGAAGAAGTGAACACATAG